In candidate division KSB1 bacterium, the following are encoded in one genomic region:
- a CDS encoding AbgT family transporter gives MKLRLPHTYVLLFSLLLMASASTHFIPAGEYNRIERDGRQLVEPGSYHLVEPNPAGIDDVFMAFPQGLIEVAYIVFYIFIVGGAFGVIAGTGAIEAGINLIVRRLGNHQGAVVPVLTLIFAIGGGSFGMAEETLPFLPALVILSRSLGYDSVVGGAIALVGAGAGFAGAFLNPFTIGVAQGIAGLPLFSGVEFRLAVWAVLTVITMIFILRYAKKIKRSPQSSPVYAIDQKRPAVTADFTQAKLSRPQAMALLLSAVAFGFLIVGAMQWGWGINELSGLFFALAILAGPIGGLSLNDTAEKFIEGAASLAGGALVVGLARAILVVLSNARVIDTIMMSLSGAVSHLPAEISVVGIYVVQILLNFIVPSGSGQAALSIPILAPLSDLLGVTKQTMVLAYQFGDGFTNVFTPTQGYFMAGLALIRIPWHIWARWIFPLLLIWWGVGLVALLVAHAMRLGPF, from the coding sequence ATGAAACTCCGCCTTCCTCACACTTACGTTCTGCTTTTCTCTTTGCTCCTCATGGCCTCGGCTTCCACTCATTTCATTCCCGCGGGCGAATACAATCGAATTGAGAGAGACGGCCGCCAACTCGTCGAGCCGGGCTCCTATCATCTTGTCGAACCCAATCCGGCTGGTATTGACGATGTGTTCATGGCTTTTCCTCAGGGGCTGATTGAAGTTGCGTATATCGTCTTTTACATTTTTATCGTTGGCGGTGCTTTCGGCGTGATTGCCGGAACCGGTGCTATTGAGGCGGGCATTAATCTCATCGTCCGTCGCCTCGGCAACCATCAAGGCGCCGTCGTGCCGGTGCTGACATTGATTTTCGCCATCGGCGGCGGCTCGTTTGGCATGGCCGAAGAAACCCTGCCGTTTTTGCCGGCGCTCGTCATCCTCAGCCGCTCGCTCGGATACGACTCGGTGGTTGGCGGCGCCATCGCCCTGGTTGGCGCCGGCGCCGGTTTTGCCGGCGCTTTTCTCAATCCCTTTACCATCGGCGTCGCGCAGGGGATCGCCGGCCTGCCTTTGTTCTCCGGCGTCGAATTTCGCCTCGCCGTGTGGGCCGTTCTTACGGTGATCACCATGATTTTTATTTTGCGTTATGCGAAGAAAATCAAACGCTCGCCGCAGAGCAGCCCGGTTTACGCCATCGATCAAAAGCGGCCAGCCGTGACGGCAGATTTCACGCAGGCGAAATTGTCACGGCCGCAGGCGATGGCGCTTTTGCTCTCCGCCGTTGCCTTTGGCTTTCTGATTGTTGGCGCGATGCAATGGGGCTGGGGAATCAACGAGCTATCCGGACTCTTTTTCGCGCTGGCCATTCTGGCCGGACCAATCGGCGGGCTTTCGCTCAATGATACGGCCGAGAAATTCATCGAAGGCGCGGCCTCGCTCGCCGGCGGTGCCTTGGTGGTGGGACTGGCGCGCGCGATTTTGGTCGTGCTATCGAACGCACGAGTGATTGATACGATCATGATGTCACTCTCCGGCGCGGTGAGCCACTTGCCTGCGGAGATCAGCGTTGTCGGCATTTACGTTGTGCAGATTCTGCTGAATTTCATCGTGCCCTCCGGCAGCGGCCAGGCGGCGCTTTCGATTCCCATCCTCGCGCCGCTGTCGGATTTGCTCGGGGTGACAAAACAAACGATGGTGCTGGCGTATCAATTCGGCGACGGCTTCACCAACGTGTTCACGCCGACACAGGGCTATTTCATGGCGGGCCTGGCGTTGATCAGGATTCCGTGGCATATCTGGGCGCGGTGGATCTTTCCGCTTTTGCTGATTTGGTGGGGGGTTGGATTGGTCGCGCTGTTGGTGGCGCATGCGATGAGGTTGGGGCCGTTTTAA
- the eno gene encoding phosphopyruvate hydratase, producing MSTILEVHAREILDSRGNPTVEVDVVLENGIMGRAAVPSGASTGEHEALELRDKDAKRYLGKGVLQAVKNVNELIAPEIVGMEAREQTAIDAAMLALDGTENKGRLGANAILAVSLAVCKAGAQASNLPLFQYLGGVNARTLPVPMLNIINGGAHADNNVDLQEFMVMPAGASSFAEALRMGAEVFHNLKSVLKKKGYNTAVGDEGGFAPDLKSNEEALQVIMQAIEAAGYKAGEEIFIALDPAASEFYNKQTKKYDLKSESRSLSSDEMIDYYANLKSKYPIVSIEDGLAEDDWEGWQKFTEGHGRQLQLVGDDIFVTNTRRLRQGIEKGVGNSILVKVNQIGSLTETLAAIDMAHRAGYTAVISHRSGETEDTTIADIAVATNAGQIKTGSASRTDRICKYNQLLRIEELLGESAVYPGRAVVKRS from the coding sequence ATGTCTACAATTCTTGAGGTCCACGCCCGCGAGATTCTCGATTCGCGCGGCAATCCGACGGTGGAAGTCGATGTGGTTTTGGAAAACGGAATCATGGGCCGCGCGGCAGTGCCGAGCGGCGCCTCCACCGGCGAGCACGAGGCGCTGGAATTGCGCGATAAGGACGCGAAGCGCTATCTCGGCAAAGGTGTTTTGCAGGCGGTGAAAAATGTGAATGAGTTGATTGCGCCGGAAATCGTCGGCATGGAAGCGCGCGAACAAACCGCCATTGACGCAGCCATGCTCGCTCTGGACGGCACGGAGAACAAAGGCCGGCTGGGCGCGAACGCGATTCTGGCTGTTTCGCTCGCGGTTTGCAAAGCCGGCGCGCAAGCCAGCAATCTGCCGTTATTTCAATATCTCGGTGGCGTCAATGCCCGCACCCTGCCGGTGCCGATGCTGAACATCATCAACGGCGGCGCGCACGCGGACAACAACGTCGATCTGCAAGAGTTCATGGTCATGCCTGCCGGCGCCAGCTCGTTTGCCGAGGCCCTGCGCATGGGTGCAGAGGTTTTTCATAATTTGAAAAGTGTGCTCAAGAAAAAAGGTTACAACACCGCGGTCGGCGACGAAGGCGGATTCGCGCCGGATTTGAAATCCAACGAAGAAGCGCTGCAAGTGATCATGCAGGCCATCGAAGCCGCGGGCTATAAAGCCGGTGAGGAGATTTTCATCGCGCTCGATCCGGCGGCGAGCGAGTTTTATAACAAACAAACGAAAAAATATGATTTGAAGTCAGAGAGCCGCAGCTTAAGCTCGGATGAGATGATCGATTATTACGCCAACCTGAAGAGCAAATATCCGATTGTGTCGATTGAAGACGGCCTGGCGGAGGACGATTGGGAGGGCTGGCAAAAATTCACCGAGGGCCATGGCCGCCAGCTTCAGCTCGTCGGCGACGATATCTTTGTGACGAACACCAGGCGTTTGCGGCAGGGCATCGAAAAAGGCGTGGGCAATTCGATTCTGGTGAAAGTCAACCAAATCGGCTCGCTCACGGAAACGCTGGCGGCGATCGACATGGCGCATCGCGCCGGTTACACGGCGGTGATCTCGCATCGCTCCGGCGAAACCGAAGACACGACGATTGCCGACATCGCCGTGGCGACGAACGCCGGCCAAATCAAAACCGGCAGCGCCTCGCGCACCGACCGCATTTGCAAGTACAACCAACTGCTGCGCATCGAGGAGCTGCTCGGCGAGTCGGCGGTTTATCCGGGGCGGGCGGTGGTGAAACGTTCGTAG